CCCGGTCAGGGACAATGGCGGTGGCAATCACCGCCAGGCCCGTGGCTTCCAGCATCTCGACGATGGCCGGGCCGCTGCTGTCCCGCCGCTTGCCCTGGGACCCCTTGTCGCTCACAGTCAAAACCCCGCAGCATAAACCTTGCCGCGGGGTTTTTTCAGTTACATTCATCCGGATTATTCTCCAGAGGCTTATCTGGTTTCCTTGGCAGCCTCGATGATCTTCTCGGCCAGCGGGGCCGGCACCTCCTCGTAATGGGAGAAACTGACGCTGAAGGAACCGCGGCCGCCGGTCATGGAGGTAAGATCAGCCGCATATTTCTGCACCTCGGCCATGGGTACCTGGGCATTGATGATCTCATGCCTGGCACCGGAATCCATGCCCATCACCCGGCCGCGGCGGCTGTTCAAATCGCCCATCACATCACCGACGCAGTCCTCGGGGACATGGACGGAAAGATTCATTATCGGCTCCAGGAGTACCGGCCTGGCCTCGGCCACCGCCTTTTTAAAGGCCAGGGAGCCGGCAATCTTGAATGCCAGTTCCGAAGAATCCACCGCATGGAAAGAGCCGTCCACCAAGGTAATCCTGACATCGACCACCGGATATCCGGCGATCACCCCGCCGAGCATGGCCTCCTGGATACCTTTTTCCACTGCCGGGATATACTGCCTGGGAATCGCGCCGCCGACAATCTTGTCAACGAACTCAAAGCCGCCGCCCCGGGGCAGGGGCTCAAGTTCGATCCAGGTGTCGGCGAACTGACCGCGGCCGCCGCTCTGCTTCTTATGCTTGCCCTGGACCCGGGCCTTGCCCTTCAGGGTCTCCTTATAGGGCACCTTGGGCAGATGAAGCTCCATCTCCACCCCGAACTTGCGCTTGATCTTCTCGCCCACCACCTCGAGATGGACCTGGCCGACCCCGGAGATCAGGATCTCCTTGGTCTGGGCCTGGCGGGTGAGGCGCAGGGTCAGGTCTTCGTCCAGCATCTTGGTAATTGAGGCGAACAGCTTCTCCTCGTCCCCCTTTTTGCCGGATACCGCGTAGGAGATAACCGGCTCCATCGGCTCGAGCCGGTCATAGACAATGGGCGCGTTCTCATCACAGAGGGTATCGCCGGTCACGGTCTCCTTGAGCTTGGCCACCACCGCGATCATCCCCGGGCCGACGCTGTCAACCGGCTGCTGGCCCTTGCCTTCCTGGATGAAAAGCTGGCCGAAACGCTCGGCCGTCTCCCTGGAGCTGTTATAAAAACTGTCTCCGGACAGGGTGCCGGATATCACCTTGAAGATGGTCAGCCGGCCGGCATAGGGATCGGCCATGGTCTTGAACACCAGGGCTGAGAAGGGTTCGTCGGCCAGGGGTTTGCGCTCGATCAGCTCACCGGTCACCGGATCAATGCCGACCATGGCCGGCCGTTCGGAAGGGGCGGGCAGGAGATCGTTGATCATATCGAGAAGCAGCGCAGTGCCCTTGTTGGCAACGGCCACGCCGACGCAGACCGGAGACAGCGACCCGGCGGCAACCGCGGCCTTCAGGCCGGCAAAGGTATCCGCTTCGGTGAGTTCACCCTCTTCGAGAAATTTCTCGATCAGGTCGTCGTCGGTCTCAGCCACCTGCTCCATCAGGGACTCCCGGGCCACCTCCAGTTCGTCGGCCAACTCGGCCGGGACCTCGGTTTCAACAACCTTGCCGCTGCCCTCCTCAAAGAGATAGGCCTTGCGGCGAACGACATCCACCGCGCCCTTGAAACCAGCCTCCGCGCCGATGGGCAGATAGAGAACCACCGGGTTCAACGGCAGTGAACTTTTGATTTCCTTGATAACCTTTTCAAAATCGGCCCGTTCCCGGTCCATCTTATTGATAAAGATAATTGAGGGCAGGTTGCGCGCCTCAATGAAAGAGGCAAATTTTTCGGTCTGGTTTTTCACCCCCACCGCGGCGCCGATTATGAACAGGGCGCAGTCGGCAACCCGGGCCGCGAATTTTGCTTCATTGACAAAGTTGTCATCACCCGGGGTGTCGATCAAAAAGACCTGGTGCTTTTTCCAGGCATACTGGTGGGCGGAAGCGTTGATCGAGATTCCCCGCCTGACCTCTTCCGGCTCAAAATCCATGACCGACGAGCCCTCATCCACCCTGCCCTGCCGGCTGGTCTTGCCCGCGGCAAAAAGCATGGCCTCGGCGGTCGAGGTTTTTCCGCAGTTACCATGCCCCAGGATCACAACGTTTCTTATCAAGCTACTATCGTGCATGTCGCCTCCACAGCTCATGCCCCTGCCGGACCATCGCCCGAAGGGGGTTCATTGTCAGGATTAACCCGGAACAGCAAACCGCGTTCAGGGCAGATATGACAACCGACTCATCCATCGTCGCCCGCGGCCGCTCAACGCCGGCCGGGCAAGTGGGTTAAGTGGACAAAATAATGCATATTTGCAGAAGCCCCGGGCAAAGTCAAGCAAGAAACATTGTCATCTTTTACCCTGCCTGGTATGTTCCTGGCTTAATGAAACAAATGGTCCGAGATATCGCAACAGCACCCCCTGCCAGCGGACGCACGCTCCCGGTTGCAGCGCCCCTCCCCTTCTTCTATTCCCATGAATAAACCGTCCGTTGATACCGGCAGGATCGCCCGGGCCGCCTCCACCGTCAGTATCGCGGTGATGTGCAGCCGGGTCCTGGGGTTGATCCGGGAACAGGTGTTTGCCGGTCTGTTCGGGGCCGGGCTTGCCTATGACGCCTTTGTGGTGGCCTTCCGGATTCCCAACCTGCTCAGGGACCTGTTCGGCGAAGGGGCGCTCTCCGCCGCCTTTATCACCGTATTTACCGACTATGACACCAACAAGGGGAGCAGAAAAACCTGGCTGCTGGCCAGCAACGTCCTGGTCTTCTTTGCCATTGCCCTGAGCATCATCACCCTGATCGGCATCTTTTTCACCGACCATATCCTGATGCTCCTGGCCCCGGACTTCGCCCTGGTGGCCGACAAGATGGAGCTGACCGCGCGGCTCACCGTGATCATGTTCCCCTTTCTGATCTTTATCTCGCTGTCCGCCGTGGTGATGGGCATCCTCAACACCAAGGGCAAATTTTTCATCCCGGCGATGGCCTCCAGCTTCTTCAACCTGGGCTCGATTATCGGCGGCGTCGGCCTGGCCCTGCTCCTGCCCAGATTCGGGCAGCCGGCCATCGTCGGCATGGCCATCGGCACCCTGATCGGCGGCCTGCTCCAGTTCACCCTCCAGCTGCCCGCCCTGCGCCGCACCGGCTTCACCTTTACCCCCCGGCTCAACCTGGCCGATCCCGGACTCAGGCGGATCCTCCTGCTGATGGTACCGGCGGTCATCGGCCTTTCCGCCACCCAGATCAACATCTTTGTCAATACCAACTTTGCCGCATCCTGCGTCCAGGGCAGCGTCTCCTGGCTCAACTATGCCTTCCGCTTTGTTCAATTCCCCATCGGGGTGTTCGGGGTGGCCATTTCCATCGCCACCCTGCCGGTGATCTCGCGCCATGCCGCGCTCCGCGACATGACAAGCCTCAAGGCCACCTATGTTTCGGCCCTGACCCTGGCCTTCTGCCTGACCATCCCGGCCACCGTGGGCCTGATCATGCTGGCCGAACCGATCATCCGGCTCATCTACCAGCACGGGGCCTTCACCGCCCTTGACACGACCAGGACCGCCCAGGCCCTGGCCCTCTATGCGGTGGGCCTGTTCGCCTACGCCTCGGTCAAGATCATGGTCCCGGTCTTCTATGCCTTGAACGACACCAGATACCCGGTGATCGGCAGCTTTATCGCGGTGGGGGCCAACATCGTCGTCATCCTCCTGACCATTGACCGCTTCCAACACCAGGCCATCGCCCTTTCCACCTCCTGTGCCATGACCATCAACTTCCTCTTTTTGAGCATTGTTCTCCACCGGAAGGTGGGGGGCTACTCCCTGACCTATCTCCTCACCGGCCTGGGCAAGGTGCTGCTCGCCGCCGCGGTCATGGCCGGGTTTCTCTTCTTCATGGGCAAGGGTCTGGCCGGCTGGCTGGACGGCGGGATTCTCACGCAGGGGGCAGCGCTACTCCTCCTGGTCATCGGCGGGGCCGGGGTCTACGGCGTAATTCTGCACCGGCTCCGGCTGGATGAACTCCAATTGATCACCGGCAATATTCGAGCACACTTCAGCGGACAGAAAA
The DNA window shown above is from Desulfobacterales bacterium and carries:
- the fusA gene encoding elongation factor G, with the protein product MHDSSLIRNVVILGHGNCGKTSTAEAMLFAAGKTSRQGRVDEGSSVMDFEPEEVRRGISINASAHQYAWKKHQVFLIDTPGDDNFVNEAKFAARVADCALFIIGAAVGVKNQTEKFASFIEARNLPSIIFINKMDRERADFEKVIKEIKSSLPLNPVVLYLPIGAEAGFKGAVDVVRRKAYLFEEGSGKVVETEVPAELADELEVARESLMEQVAETDDDLIEKFLEEGELTEADTFAGLKAAVAAGSLSPVCVGVAVANKGTALLLDMINDLLPAPSERPAMVGIDPVTGELIERKPLADEPFSALVFKTMADPYAGRLTIFKVISGTLSGDSFYNSSRETAERFGQLFIQEGKGQQPVDSVGPGMIAVVAKLKETVTGDTLCDENAPIVYDRLEPMEPVISYAVSGKKGDEEKLFASITKMLDEDLTLRLTRQAQTKEILISGVGQVHLEVVGEKIKRKFGVEMELHLPKVPYKETLKGKARVQGKHKKQSGGRGQFADTWIELEPLPRGGGFEFVDKIVGGAIPRQYIPAVEKGIQEAMLGGVIAGYPVVDVRITLVDGSFHAVDSSELAFKIAGSLAFKKAVAEARPVLLEPIMNLSVHVPEDCVGDVMGDLNSRRGRVMGMDSGARHEIINAQVPMAEVQKYAADLTSMTGGRGSFSVSFSHYEEVPAPLAEKIIEAAKETR
- the murJ gene encoding murein biosynthesis integral membrane protein MurJ codes for the protein MNKPSVDTGRIARAASTVSIAVMCSRVLGLIREQVFAGLFGAGLAYDAFVVAFRIPNLLRDLFGEGALSAAFITVFTDYDTNKGSRKTWLLASNVLVFFAIALSIITLIGIFFTDHILMLLAPDFALVADKMELTARLTVIMFPFLIFISLSAVVMGILNTKGKFFIPAMASSFFNLGSIIGGVGLALLLPRFGQPAIVGMAIGTLIGGLLQFTLQLPALRRTGFTFTPRLNLADPGLRRILLLMVPAVIGLSATQINIFVNTNFAASCVQGSVSWLNYAFRFVQFPIGVFGVAISIATLPVISRHAALRDMTSLKATYVSALTLAFCLTIPATVGLIMLAEPIIRLIYQHGAFTALDTTRTAQALALYAVGLFAYASVKIMVPVFYALNDTRYPVIGSFIAVGANIVVILLTIDRFQHQAIALSTSCAMTINFLFLSIVLHRKVGGYSLTYLLTGLGKVLLAAAVMAGFLFFMGKGLAGWLDGGILTQGAALLLLVIGGAGVYGVILHRLRLDELQLITGNIRAHFSGQKTEDRGQ